From one Geoalkalibacter halelectricus genomic stretch:
- the mdh gene encoding malate dehydrogenase yields the protein MARPKIALIGGGQIGGVLAQLCALRELGDVVLFDIVEGLPQGKCLDIAEASPVDGFDVELRGTNDYKDIEGANVVIVTAGLPRKPGMSRDDLIEVNSKIMRQVSEGIKQYAPDSFVIVISNPLDAMVTLCQRITGFPYNRVIGQAGVLDSARFASFIAWELGVSVKDVTAMTLGGHGDDMVPLVRYASVNGIPVMELLEKKYKDKAKAKEVMEAMVKRTRGAGGEVVALLKTGSAFYSPASSALAMAESILKDQKRVLPTCAFLDGEFGVKGYYVGVPCVLGANGIEQIIEFELDAEEQAMMDKSVAAVKGLVDTLKD from the coding sequence ATGGCAAGACCGAAAATTGCGTTGATCGGTGGTGGACAGATTGGTGGTGTTCTGGCCCAGCTCTGCGCGCTGCGTGAACTGGGTGACGTGGTCCTGTTCGATATCGTCGAAGGTCTGCCCCAGGGCAAGTGCCTCGATATCGCCGAGGCTTCTCCGGTGGATGGTTTTGACGTCGAACTCAGGGGCACCAACGACTACAAGGACATCGAGGGCGCCAACGTCGTCATCGTTACCGCCGGTCTGCCCCGCAAGCCGGGCATGAGCCGTGACGACCTCATCGAGGTCAATTCAAAGATCATGCGTCAGGTTTCCGAGGGCATCAAGCAGTATGCCCCCGACTCCTTCGTCATTGTCATCTCCAATCCTCTCGACGCCATGGTGACCCTGTGCCAGCGCATCACCGGCTTCCCCTACAATCGCGTCATCGGCCAGGCGGGCGTTCTCGACTCCGCGCGTTTCGCCTCCTTCATCGCTTGGGAACTGGGCGTGTCCGTGAAGGACGTCACCGCCATGACCCTCGGTGGGCACGGTGACGACATGGTGCCCCTGGTGCGTTATGCCAGCGTCAACGGCATTCCCGTCATGGAGCTGCTGGAGAAAAAATACAAGGACAAGGCCAAGGCCAAGGAAGTCATGGAAGCCATGGTTAAGCGCACCCGCGGCGCCGGCGGCGAGGTCGTGGCCCTGCTCAAGACCGGGAGCGCCTTCTACAGCCCGGCCTCCTCGGCCCTGGCCATGGCCGAATCGATCCTTAAGGACCAGAAGCGCGTTCTGCCGACCTGCGCCTTCCTCGACGGCGAGTTCGGTGTCAAGGGCTACTATGTCGGCGTGCCTTGCGTCCTCGGCGCCAACGGCATCGAGCAGATCATTGAGTTCGAACTTGATGCTGAAGAGCAGGCGATGATGGATAAGTCCGTCGCCGCCGTCAAGGGCCTTGTCGACACCCTTAAGGACTAA
- a CDS encoding 4Fe-4S binding protein, with protein MSSAKGTLEIIERYCKGCSICVEFCPTQVLEMDLFVVKAAKPEACIACMQCELRCPDFAIKVHKVA; from the coding sequence ATGAGCAGCGCGAAGGGAACATTGGAAATCATCGAAAGATACTGTAAGGGGTGCAGTATCTGTGTCGAGTTCTGCCCCACCCAGGTTCTGGAGATGGACCTCTTTGTCGTCAAGGCCGCCAAGCCGGAGGCTTGCATCGCCTGTATGCAGTGCGAACTGCGCTGTCCGGATTTTGCCATCAAAGTTCATAAAGTTGCCTAA
- a CDS encoding 2-oxoacid:acceptor oxidoreductase subunit alpha, with product MAKKVALIQGNEACAHAAIYAGCKFFGGYPITPSTEVAEVMSIELPKVGGKFIQMEDEIAAMASVIGAALTGVKALTATSGPGVSLKQELIGYACIAETPCVIVNVMRGGPSTGMPTGPGQSDVMQARWGTHGDHAAIALVPASCQEIFSETVRAFNLAEKFRMPVQVLFDEIVGHMRERVEFPEPGELEVIDRTAPNVPPAEYKPYDASKGDVPPLASFGSGYKFHVTGLNKAADGFPTTKAELVDAEERRQISKVTDHVDEIEKNEEYMTEDAEVVIWAYGSTARSARYAVNELRKSGIKAGLFRPLTLWPFPEKRTAALAKQAKAIVVAEMNLGQMIYEVERVAKGACNVVGEFRVDGEPINPGQIMDKVKEVL from the coding sequence GTGGCTAAAAAAGTTGCTCTTATTCAGGGGAACGAAGCTTGCGCCCACGCTGCCATTTATGCCGGGTGTAAGTTCTTCGGTGGTTACCCCATCACCCCTTCGACGGAAGTCGCGGAAGTCATGTCGATTGAACTTCCCAAGGTCGGCGGCAAATTCATTCAGATGGAAGACGAAATCGCCGCCATGGCGTCGGTTATCGGAGCTGCTCTCACGGGCGTCAAGGCACTGACCGCGACCTCTGGTCCCGGTGTTTCGCTCAAGCAGGAACTCATCGGCTATGCCTGCATCGCCGAAACCCCCTGCGTCATCGTCAACGTCATGCGCGGCGGTCCTTCCACCGGTATGCCCACCGGTCCCGGCCAATCCGACGTGATGCAGGCCCGCTGGGGTACCCACGGTGACCATGCCGCCATCGCCCTGGTGCCTGCTTCCTGCCAGGAGATCTTCAGCGAAACCGTTCGTGCCTTCAATCTGGCCGAGAAATTCCGCATGCCGGTTCAGGTTCTCTTCGACGAGATCGTCGGGCATATGCGTGAGCGTGTCGAATTCCCCGAGCCCGGTGAACTCGAAGTCATCGACCGCACCGCCCCCAACGTTCCTCCCGCGGAATACAAGCCCTACGATGCGAGCAAGGGTGATGTGCCGCCCCTGGCTTCCTTCGGCTCGGGCTACAAATTCCACGTGACCGGCTTGAACAAGGCCGCCGACGGGTTCCCCACCACCAAGGCTGAGTTGGTCGACGCCGAGGAGCGTCGCCAGATCAGCAAGGTCACGGATCACGTCGATGAAATCGAGAAGAATGAAGAGTACATGACCGAGGATGCCGAGGTCGTGATCTGGGCCTACGGTTCCACGGCGCGCTCGGCACGCTATGCCGTCAATGAGCTGCGCAAATCCGGCATCAAGGCCGGTCTGTTCCGCCCTCTGACGCTGTGGCCTTTCCCGGAGAAACGCACCGCGGCCCTGGCTAAGCAAGCCAAAGCCATCGTGGTGGCCGAGATGAACCTGGGTCAGATGATTTATGAAGTTGAGCGCGTGGCCAAAGGGGCCTGCAATGTGGTCGGTGAGTTCCGCGTCGACGGCGAGCCCATCAATCCCGGCCAGATCATGGATAAGGTCAAGGAGGTTCTTTAA
- a CDS encoding 2-oxoacid:ferredoxin oxidoreductase subunit beta codes for MAYDYEKSIRPGKLPHIWCPGCGHGIVMKGLIRAMDSCNLDREKTSIVSGIGCASRLPGYMDACTLHTAHGRAAAFATGVKMANPDMTVIVCGGDGDGTAIGGNHFIHACRRNIDMTYVIMNNYIYGMTGGQFSPCTPTGHKASTTPYGNPDPIFDISKLAIGSGATFVARTTAFHATQIDKLIAEGIKHKGMAVIEVLDDCPTTYGRRNKFRSVVDMMKRLKEVAVPVQAAAKMTAEQLEGKVLTGVLYKEDKPEYCEMYQKVIERAQGSAS; via the coding sequence ATGGCTTACGATTACGAAAAATCGATCCGCCCCGGTAAGCTGCCCCACATCTGGTGCCCCGGCTGCGGTCATGGCATTGTTATGAAAGGCCTGATTCGGGCCATGGACAGTTGTAACCTTGACCGGGAAAAGACCTCCATCGTATCCGGCATCGGCTGCGCCAGCCGTCTTCCCGGCTACATGGATGCCTGCACCCTGCACACCGCCCATGGTCGTGCCGCGGCATTCGCCACCGGTGTTAAAATGGCCAACCCGGACATGACCGTGATCGTCTGCGGTGGTGACGGCGACGGGACCGCCATCGGAGGCAACCACTTTATTCATGCTTGCCGCCGCAACATCGACATGACCTACGTCATCATGAACAACTACATCTATGGGATGACCGGCGGACAGTTCTCGCCCTGTACGCCGACGGGCCATAAAGCCTCGACCACGCCTTACGGCAACCCCGATCCCATCTTCGACATCAGCAAGCTGGCCATTGGCTCCGGGGCGACCTTTGTCGCACGCACCACCGCATTCCATGCCACCCAGATCGATAAGCTGATTGCCGAAGGCATCAAGCACAAGGGCATGGCCGTCATCGAGGTTCTTGACGACTGCCCCACCACCTACGGTCGGCGCAACAAATTCCGCTCCGTTGTGGACATGATGAAGCGGCTCAAGGAAGTGGCCGTTCCGGTTCAGGCCGCTGCCAAAATGACCGCCGAGCAGCTCGAAGGCAAGGTTCTTACCGGTGTTCTCTACAAGGAGGACAAGCCCGAGTATTGCGAAATGTACCAGAAAGTTATCGAGCGCGCCCAGGGTTCGGCGTCCTGA
- a CDS encoding 2-oxoacid:acceptor oxidoreductase family protein has protein sequence MAQRFEIRFSGAGGQGLITAGIILAEAASIVEGKFAVQSQSYGPEARGGASKSEVIISDGPIDYPKATIVDACLAMTQEAADKYANGIKSGGVLLLDADFVPNEPKGDFKIVRMPIMRTAKEDIGREIVANVVALGAMIALTDCVSREAGEKAVLSRVPEAFIELNKKAYSLGFEKVKALIN, from the coding sequence ATGGCACAACGTTTTGAAATTCGGTTTTCCGGTGCCGGTGGACAGGGTCTGATCACCGCCGGCATCATTCTCGCTGAAGCTGCCAGCATCGTTGAGGGCAAGTTCGCGGTCCAGTCCCAAAGCTATGGTCCCGAGGCTCGCGGCGGCGCTTCCAAGTCGGAAGTCATCATCTCCGACGGCCCCATCGACTACCCCAAAGCGACCATTGTCGATGCTTGCCTGGCCATGACCCAGGAAGCAGCCGACAAATATGCCAACGGCATCAAGTCCGGCGGCGTGTTGCTTCTGGATGCTGACTTTGTTCCCAACGAGCCCAAAGGGGACTTCAAAATCGTACGCATGCCGATTATGCGTACCGCCAAGGAAGACATTGGTCGCGAGATTGTCGCCAACGTCGTGGCCCTTGGCGCGATGATCGCTCTGACTGATTGTGTTTCCCGTGAAGCCGGCGAAAAAGCAGTTCTTTCCCGGGTTCCCGAAGCTTTTATCGAATTGAATAAAAAGGCCTATAGCCTGGGTTTTGAAAAGGTTAAGGCACTGATTAACTGA
- a CDS encoding bifunctional aconitate hydratase 2/2-methylisocitrate dehydratase, with amino-acid sequence MIDAYLKHQAERNAQGIPALPLSPEQTAELCKLLESPPAGKEEFLLDLFKNRVSPGVDPAAEVKADFLAKILQGKASSSLISKTDAVQILGTMIGGYNVKPLVDALKASDLAEEAAKALSGITLVYDAFDEVAALSKNNAAAKKVMESWANAEWFTKKPGVPETIKVKVFKVDGEINTDDFSPAGDAWSRPDIPLHALAMGKTRFPGGLETIAKFREEGHQVAFVGDVVGTGSSRKSACNSVLWHIGREIPCVPNKKTGGVIIGGVIAPIFFNTAEDSGALPLMMDVSQMNTGDLITINTKKGEVTNEKGEVLATFQIKPNTLADEFRAGGRIPLIIGRSLTNKARKALGMDESDVFAKPVNPTPKADQGYTLAQKMVGQACGLPGVLPGTACEPKMTTVGSQDTTGPMTADELKELACLRFQSPMFMQSFCHTAAYPKPADVKMHKTLPQFIAERAGVALRPGDGVIHSWLNRLLVPDTVGTGGDSHTRFPIGISFPAGSGLVAFAGAMGFMPLDMPESVLVRFKGKLNEGITLRDVVNAIPYWAIKQGLLTVPKKNKKNIFNGRILEMEGLPDLSVEQAFELTDAAAERSAAAGCIQLSEDSVATYLRSNVALMEKMIEEGYQDPETLRKRIDAVNEWLKNPKLLKADKSAEYAAVIEIDLAEITEPILACPNDPDDVKLLSDVAGTPIQDVFLGSCMTNIGHFRAAGEIWRGQKFNPSVRTWLCPPTRMDQDKLKEEAYFAIYSAIGARIEIAGCSLCMGNQARVPDEVNMFSTSTRNFDDRIGNGAKVYLGSAELGAVITNTGKIPTPDEYLAVYKEKILPKADQVYQYLQFDEMEGYGK; translated from the coding sequence ATGATCGATGCATATCTGAAACACCAAGCGGAAAGAAACGCTCAAGGAATTCCGGCCCTGCCGCTGAGCCCTGAGCAGACAGCCGAACTTTGCAAACTGCTGGAAAGCCCTCCCGCCGGTAAGGAAGAGTTCTTGCTCGACCTGTTTAAAAATCGGGTTTCTCCCGGCGTTGATCCGGCCGCCGAAGTGAAAGCCGACTTTCTCGCCAAAATTCTCCAGGGCAAGGCCTCGTCGTCGTTGATTTCCAAGACCGATGCCGTTCAGATCCTGGGTACCATGATCGGCGGTTACAACGTCAAGCCTTTGGTGGACGCCCTCAAGGCCTCGGACCTTGCCGAAGAGGCTGCCAAAGCCCTTTCAGGCATCACCCTGGTTTATGATGCCTTTGACGAAGTTGCGGCACTGAGCAAAAACAACGCGGCCGCGAAAAAGGTCATGGAATCCTGGGCCAATGCCGAGTGGTTCACCAAAAAGCCCGGCGTGCCCGAAACCATCAAGGTCAAGGTGTTCAAGGTCGACGGCGAAATCAACACCGATGATTTCTCCCCCGCCGGTGATGCCTGGAGCCGCCCCGACATCCCCCTGCATGCCCTGGCTATGGGCAAGACCCGTTTCCCCGGCGGTCTTGAAACCATCGCCAAGTTCCGTGAGGAAGGCCATCAGGTTGCGTTCGTCGGCGACGTGGTCGGCACCGGCTCCTCGCGTAAATCGGCATGCAACAGCGTCCTGTGGCACATCGGGCGTGAAATCCCCTGCGTACCTAATAAAAAGACCGGTGGTGTCATTATCGGAGGTGTCATCGCCCCGATCTTCTTCAACACCGCCGAAGATTCCGGTGCATTGCCGCTGATGATGGACGTGTCGCAGATGAATACCGGCGACCTTATCACCATCAATACCAAAAAGGGCGAAGTCACCAACGAGAAAGGTGAGGTTCTCGCGACCTTTCAGATCAAGCCCAACACTCTTGCCGATGAATTCCGCGCCGGTGGTCGCATCCCGCTCATTATCGGCCGCTCCTTGACCAACAAGGCGCGCAAGGCCCTGGGCATGGACGAGAGTGATGTATTCGCCAAGCCGGTCAATCCGACCCCTAAAGCCGATCAGGGCTATACCCTGGCGCAAAAAATGGTCGGTCAGGCCTGCGGCCTGCCCGGCGTTTTGCCCGGCACCGCCTGTGAACCGAAGATGACCACCGTCGGGTCGCAGGATACCACCGGTCCCATGACCGCCGATGAACTCAAGGAACTGGCCTGCCTGCGCTTCCAGTCACCCATGTTCATGCAGTCCTTCTGCCATACGGCCGCCTACCCGAAACCGGCCGATGTCAAGATGCACAAAACTCTCCCGCAATTCATCGCCGAGCGTGCCGGTGTGGCGCTGCGCCCAGGCGACGGGGTAATTCACAGCTGGCTCAATCGGTTGCTGGTTCCCGACACCGTCGGTACCGGCGGCGATTCCCACACCCGCTTCCCCATCGGTATCTCCTTCCCCGCCGGATCGGGGTTGGTGGCATTTGCCGGGGCCATGGGTTTCATGCCCCTCGACATGCCCGAATCGGTCCTGGTGCGCTTCAAGGGCAAGCTCAATGAAGGCATCACGCTGCGCGATGTCGTCAACGCAATTCCCTACTGGGCCATCAAGCAGGGCCTGCTCACCGTGCCCAAGAAAAACAAGAAAAACATTTTCAACGGGCGCATTCTTGAGATGGAAGGGCTGCCCGATCTCTCCGTGGAGCAGGCCTTTGAGTTGACCGACGCCGCCGCCGAGCGCTCCGCCGCCGCCGGCTGCATCCAGCTCTCCGAGGACTCGGTGGCGACCTATCTGCGCTCCAACGTGGCGTTGATGGAAAAGATGATCGAGGAGGGCTATCAGGATCCGGAGACCCTGCGCAAGCGCATCGATGCCGTCAACGAATGGCTCAAGAACCCCAAACTGCTCAAAGCCGACAAGAGTGCCGAATACGCCGCCGTGATCGAGATCGACCTGGCCGAAATTACCGAGCCGATCCTGGCCTGCCCCAATGATCCCGACGACGTCAAGCTGCTCTCCGATGTGGCCGGTACCCCCATTCAGGATGTGTTCCTGGGGTCTTGCATGACCAACATCGGGCACTTCCGGGCCGCCGGTGAAATCTGGCGCGGGCAGAAATTCAATCCCAGCGTGCGCACCTGGCTGTGTCCTCCGACCCGCATGGATCAGGATAAGCTCAAGGAAGAGGCTTACTTCGCAATTTACAGTGCCATCGGCGCGCGGATCGAAATTGCCGGCTGCTCTTTGTGCATGGGCAATCAGGCTCGTGTTCCCGACGAGGTGAACATGTTTTCCACCTCGACACGCAATTTCGACGATCGCATCGGCAATGGCGCCAAGGTCTATCTCGGCTCCGCTGAACTCGGCGCGGTCATCACCAACACCGGCAAGATTCCCACGCCGGACGAGTATCTTGCGGTGTACAAGGAAAAAATTCTGCCCAAGGCTGACCAAGTCTACCAATATCTCCAATTCGACGAGATGGAAGGCTATGGCAAGTAA